Proteins from a genomic interval of Clostridium sp. 'deep sea':
- a CDS encoding DUF6754 domain-containing protein, with product MKSGMIFQFVSMLLISAAIVWCIQRARRGVNYSIRSIAGLDAIEEAVGRATEMGRMIHYTPGLADLSGVAAAQTFAGLETLGLVARYVARYGAKLFVSIRQPIVLPLAEEVVKQAYMAEGNIEAFDEDCVQYLSSEQFAYAAAVMGIIQREKAAANIMLGAFWAESLMISEAGFHAGAIQIAGSANISQVPFFVAACDYVLIGEELYAAGAIASGNPVKLGSIAGQDLGKMFVMALITVGVIARSFGSTIISDLIAK from the coding sequence ATGAAGTCTGGAATGATTTTTCAATTTGTATCAATGTTACTAATTTCAGCGGCTATTGTTTGGTGTATTCAAAGGGCAAGAAGGGGAGTGAATTACAGTATTAGATCTATAGCAGGTTTAGATGCAATTGAAGAGGCTGTAGGTAGAGCTACTGAAATGGGACGAATGATTCACTACACTCCAGGGCTTGCTGATTTATCAGGCGTGGCTGCAGCCCAAACTTTTGCAGGACTAGAAACATTAGGTTTAGTAGCAAGGTATGTTGCAAGATACGGAGCAAAATTATTTGTTTCAATTAGACAGCCAATTGTATTGCCTTTAGCTGAAGAGGTTGTGAAACAAGCATATATGGCTGAAGGAAATATTGAGGCTTTTGATGAAGACTGTGTTCAATACTTATCTAGTGAACAATTTGCATATGCAGCAGCAGTTATGGGAATCATTCAGCGAGAAAAAGCAGCCGCAAATATTATGTTGGGGGCTTTTTGGGCGGAATCATTAATGATTTCTGAGGCCGGCTTTCATGCTGGGGCAATTCAAATTGCTGGTTCAGCAAATATATCACAAGTACCCTTTTTCGTAGCTGCATGTGACTACGTATTAATTGGCGAAGAATTATATGCTGCAGGAGCTATAGCATCAGGTAATCCTGTAAAACTTGGTAGCATTGCTGGACAAGATTTGGGTAAGATGTTTGTCATGGCTTTAATTACTGTGGGTGTAATTGCAAGGTCATTTGGGAGTACTATTATCTCCGACTTAATAGCTAAATAG